The nucleotide sequence CCTAACCCAGACCCCCGGCCCAAAAATATCATTGGAAAAAGAAGTGGCATTTTGGTAAATAAAACGTTACCTTATTCCATTGCCCATTGCCTCTGGAAAAATAAATGCAATTAAAACTCTTCATTTAAAATGGTCTAAACCAAATTGTATGGAATGTGAAGCAGAGGGCAAGAGGTGTAGATTGAAGAACAATGGCACCAAGAGCGAAATTGAATTTGTTGACAGGAGGAAACCAAGTAAGGATAACGCGTCTAAATCTTATTTCGCATCTATTCTGCTCATGATGTTTTTAATGATGATGATCAGCAACTCTGCTACATGCTGTGATTTTTCTGCTTTCATGTAACGATATTGATTAGTTTTGAGAAATGACAGTCTAATTTTCGCAACTGTCCTTTGCAGGCAAAACAAAGACGTTTGCAAGGGTGAGTTGTGCAGGACTGGTGTTTAGCTTTGTTTCATGTCCAAGGGACACTCGAGAATAAATGTTTACTCGTGGATAGTATCCATCCATTTGCAGGAGCAACCCTGCGTTCATTTGTTCTGTTACTGCTGATCATTGCGGCATATCATACCTATATCGCTGATAAAAGGAAAGTAAATAAGAATTCCAAGGGCGACGGGGAAGAGCTTGGAATTTTCGAAATGTGTCTTACAAGGCAGATGTCTTGAATGCTGCTGCTTGAGATGTTAGGAGGAAAGAAGAATATTGGTTCAACCACAGAGGACACGACAAATGAAATCAACTATCCAAAATGGATTTATAATCTGATAGAGGAAGGAGATGACCAGCGAATCCATATTGAGGAAGAAGAGGATGGTAAGATTCCAAGGCAACTTGCAATTTTAGGGCTCGGATGCATCCAGTGGCACTCGGTGGATCGTCCTTCCATGAAAACGGTGGTTCGGAGAAGGATGCCtcctaaaatttttgtttttgcaagTCTACAAACACATCACCTGCAAGAATCCATAAAAGGCTCCTACATTTAGAAGCAATTGCTGAATTAGAGTAACGTGTACATGTATACGCACCAACACAAGTAGTTCTTAGATGAATCCGAGCCCGAACAACTACAGATGACAGTTGTACACTAAATCACTTTAAAGTAcgagtttaattaattatacattATTGCACTTTCTGAACATCTCCTCCAAGCATCAGCCTATCAGATTAAGAAATATTCATAAGGGAAAAAGTAAGCTTCAACAGGATTTCATATGTATGAACTCGCTTTTTGACGATTACCAAATGGTTATTGGAAATGGTTTGAGTTATAAAACCTGACTCTTACCAAATAGCCGGGATCAAATGTCAAGAAAATTCATTCCCAGAAGTCATTTCTACGCAAGAGTTGTTTCCATGCTTTTTCACCTGGGTTTTCATTTCGAGTTCAATTTTTTAAGTAAAAATTTATACCACCCGCATCTACAATGGTAAAAACTGAGAAGGTAGGCACACATCTTAATCAAAAGCCTCTGAATTCATAAGCCTAAATCAGCATCACACTATTAAATCACGTTATTAAATGAGAATAGAAACgttgaaaaacatatgaactGATGCCCAACTTTGATTAATCCAACATTAATAGCTACCTAATTCAACATTAAGAGTTGATAAGACAGTATATAAATCCCAAATCACAAACGCCCCAAATTTGAACAAAACAAAGACGCCAGATATGGAACCCAAAGAACTCATCAGGAAGCCCTGGCTTTCCAGGGTAAGGAATTCTTCAAATCAAAGCAAAAAAAACTAAAGATGGTTACctgaattcaataaaaattaaaatataattactcTTAAGCATGCTTTTTTTTCAGGAAtcagaaaaacttgaaaatatcCCAAACAGTTTCTTACACCTCATGTATTCAACAGAGCTTGAAATCATATATGTAAGAGTTGTGTTCCCTCCGGCAGATAAAACTGAGAAAGACAAAGCTTTCCAAAATCCTAATAACTTTACATATTATCAATTTCCCAACAAAATACATACGTTCCAGCACTAACAAcataaaaacttttaaaattgCAATCTAAACTAATGTTTTCTGTCTTCCACTCCCTGTCCGTATTCCCTCTGTCACATAAAAGGCAGAAACACAAAGCTTTCTAAAATTCCAACGACTCCTCTCATTTCTTCCCAAAAAATACAAATCCATATTAATCCAACAATTATCAGCGCATCTCCAAACTGGAAAAAAGCAGAAGGACAGAAAACGTACCCAAAATATAACAGCAGCATCACAGGTGCTTCAAAATAGTCACACCTTACTTTCTAACTCATTCGTATacttgattttcttttccttctaccTCAGAGCAAATTGTGTATTAGTTAAAGACCACAAAATCAAAATACTGGAAAGCCACAATTTACAACCCAAGCATATAAGATTAAGAAAAATCAGGCAAAAAATAGCTACACAGACCAAATAAAATCCACAAAACTAAGCCAAATGTAATCTGTAAAGATTTGGCACAACACAGAGACCAATTTCCCCTAGTTGAATTTTGATAAATGCAAAATGATCACAAATAACTCACTCAAAAATAGGAAAGCAAAAACAacctaaaaacaacaaaatcaaaacctcaaaatctgaacaaaatgaagaacaaaaatcgCAAACCACATAAGcaaaattattgaaaataaaaaatcaacatgCATTAAAGCCAACAATAATCAGCAAAAGCAAGGAAATCAATTAGgaaaaaaggtttttatttcGAAACTCACCAATTTGATCCTCTCAGCAACGACCACTTGGAATCGGCAACGTGGAAACACcaaattttgataatttaatCTCCAGGGCAGCGACCCAAGGAGCAGAACCAAGCCGCAGAAATTTGACTTCAGCTGGTTTCTATCCTTTGACACACGCGGACAAAGCCAGAATCAGAGAGGCAACACAAATTGAAAGACAGCAGTGGAATGgaaacaaaatagaaagaaaatcaaaactgCCAATTGAACCCATACAAAACCCATGACATGATGTAATTAAATATTTGACCCCGAAAAAGATTAAAATCTAAGCATAGAAACAAAATACctaatattataaaaacaaaatccatatacaaaaaccatccaaaattcATATGCAGAAACATCTGAGCATCGAAAACCACcaagaaaaatttaaaacaacgatacccaaaaagtaaaaaaaactcACCCAGTAACTGTAGACCTCTGACCCAAAACATTGATTCTGATAAATccaaaaaaaggaacaaaattcGTAGCGATTGAGGGATTTTGAACGCAAGAAATTTGTAACAACCAAACTTTTTTCCAGCAACCAAAAACACGCTCACTGATTTCGCACAGATAATTTGGGAGAGACATGAAAAGATGAGAGAGCAGTTTGAGATAGGTAGAAAATTGATGAGAACGGCGAGAGAAATAaaccaaaaggaaaaggaagcaAAATAAACCCCAAAAAGTACCCAACACGATCACCACAGTCAATTCTCACCTTATCCCTGCAACAGGCGAGATAAAAAAGGCGTAGGACTTTTCGGGCAGCTGAAGACACCAAATGACATTTAACTATACAAAGCAATTCAGCAGCACCTAAACCCCAAACAAATCAAGGGCATTTCCACCCTCTTACTATTGCTGAACAGTGCTAAAACTCAactgagttttagtatatataactaACTAGTAATGCCCGCATGTTGCTGCGGGATTACAAATTGCATGAATAATTATGTATCATTCTCTTCAAACAGTTTCTCTAATTATGAGTTTTATTAAACAGGAAATAAGACTATTTTCTTGCCACAGAATTAGCATTTTCTATGCATCAAAGCAAGTGGTAATTATCAAAATGAATATGTTAACATATAGCATAAAATCTAATAACCTGAATAATAGTATTTTAATTGACATCAACAATCAGAAACACAATTGTAAATATAAAATTGGGTGATTTAATGGTTACAAACCATGTAAATCACCTAGACATAGAGAAATAAAAAGTAGATGAAAATTAAGGATTGACTTGAGCTTGGAGTTCACAAAATGCTTTTAAGAGTAGTAAATTTTCTGTTGGATTGAGTTCCTTGTAATGAGATACTCTTCTCTGCACAAACTGCATGAATAAAAATTCCAACTTTCAACCACccctaatttaaaataattaagctAAGCAAATACATAGTAAGCACTGCACAATCACagtaataacaattttctaatAGCATTACATTTATCAATTACTGTGCACAGGAATTGAAAAATTGGATAACTAAACTGTAATTTAAGATCTTTGAAATTGCAATTTTATAAGTCACTAAACCCAAATTACAAATTATGCAGTCAATCTCACAACCCTCCTTAATGTAGTTTCTTTGAGATTTGTAAGTGGAAGTACCTCATTGAAAGCCTTTAGGAAGCACTGCAACACCTTTTGGAACCTTTGCCTCATTCTGGTCCGGAGTGCAAAACGCGCAAGCAGTTTAAGCATTTCCCAGCACCACAGAGCATCATATTTCCTATTATTAATCCACAATGCCTCCTCCAGCTTTGAAATAACAGCtgggcaaacaaacacaaatctACATTTATAAATTCAAACTCCCAAATAACTAAATGGAACAAGTCccaaatttatattttcaacTACCAGATAAAACATAGACATTTCCTACGTCTaaaataattaatccaaaaaaaaaggagataTTTCAGAAAAATTCAAAGTTAGCACCTTGAGTTAGCTTCTTTGATTCCAGTACATTCCAAAACCGAGACAGATTGCTCTCCACTTCCTATCATACGCATGCAGTTTCTGTTTTTTGATCAGGTAAAGCATAGtctattttttgaatcacaatTAACATTTATTAACAGAATTTTTAAATCATATATCCAATCTCACAGAGAGATCACAATCAAACAGTTGGTATTTGGTGGTGAAACTTAAAAACCAACACTGCTCTTTAATGTCCTAGAAAGAACAAAATTGCAAGCAAAAGTAGAATATTGAAACAGTATCGTGTGCATATAATGTAATCTTTTTCTTATACCAAAAAATAGTTGGCAAAGGACACATTCAACCTGCAGATATAAGTTCTATTCAAGTTTATACCAAATTCatataaacaaaaattttagCAAGTTGGGCTAAAATACTGCAATTGCTCAAAGTCGAAAAAGCGGGGAAAAAAGGTAGTCAGCTTAGCATAATAtacaaattttcaagctttgaattgCCTTGTTCGCAAATCAGTATTCTGTTATATATACAACCATTGAACTTATTATTTTAATCCGAAGCGGAAAAGTCAGGAAGACAttcacaaaaccaaatcaaatgcACCAAATATCACATCAAagtataaattatataaattgaCAGATTGAAAGAAACTCAGTAGAgattagaaagagaaagagagaccgGAGGAAGTGGGAAAGTGAAGAGAGACGTAGTTGTAGAGGTTAACGAAGGAAGCCATTGCCAAGAAATCAAGTTTGAATAATTAACATTTATTGTTACAGATAATTAACTCTAAGGTTTCTCAATATCTGTGATTAAATGGTTAAATGAGTAATCTAGCTTGTTGATTTTTCTTCAGCCACCAGTGCAAAATTCATACGAATTCTCTCATATGCTTTGTAAATCTACCAAGATTGGTAATAACATGCTACTCAGTGAAACATTCATTATTCACCCATTAGTATTTAGCATCTACACTGAGTCACTAACATAAATTGCTCAGTTAGGACTCTGTTATACGCATCATCCATGATCAATGTAATCATATATTTCATAGCTACACTTCCCCATTGACATACACTGACATAGCATCTACTTTTTTGCTGACTTTATTTGCTCATTTAAGAAATAACCAACATACACAATCTGACAATCATAGCAGCTACACCAATCATCCATAAATGGGCAGAAATACAAATAATATGATATTGGGGTTTGGAacaaataaaccaatcatcCAATTCGAATGTTGTATGGAACAAATACACCAACC is from Pyrus communis chromosome 10, drPyrComm1.1, whole genome shotgun sequence and encodes:
- the LOC137747456 gene encoding uncharacterized protein isoform X2, coding for MGEVLKRVKKIRLKRAYKIGNWWRHRLICWLISRCQCIILHRRFFVGLNQTLMKYLHKSLYFPNQMGRFAWLSLFQQVSGFLWLELQSTSFVADQKLPYLDFAGISTQLLQTLFKVKGVIHYGIAGNADPQLEIGDVTIPQFWAHSGLWNWQEVESNLSRFWNVLESKKLTQAVISKLEEALWINNRKYDALWCWEMLKLLARFALRTRMRQRFQKVLQCFLKAFNEFVQRRVSHYKELNPTENLLLLKAFCELQAQDRNQLKSNFCGLVLLLGSLPWRLNYQNLVFPRCRFQVVVAERIKLKEKKIKYTNELESKV